From Halalkalicoccus sp. CG83, one genomic window encodes:
- a CDS encoding NAD-dependent epimerase/dehydratase family protein: MDTALVIGGTRFIGRHTVEEFLNHGYEVTIFNRGNHENPFSDVEDVEHVEGDRDDRTALEAAALSVDPDVVIDCVAYHPERVRVATEAFSDARYVYVSSGSAYGREEVPKREGGTPLHDCSPEQATDESPATYGPRKAEGDRAVHEAASRGIEAMSVRPCVVYGPYDYTERLDYWIARVLEYDRVVVPGDGQHLWHRAYVEDVASALRIVAERGDPGEAYNVGDRRLTTIEEGLDLIADVAGTDVEIVHVGERELDAVGLSAEEFTLYRDYPHVMTTAKLAALGWESTPIEEAMARTVAEHEESDRDGSEHDPGRAIEERLLGVLETL; the protein is encoded by the coding sequence ATGGATACGGCGCTCGTTATCGGCGGGACGCGCTTCATCGGCCGACACACCGTCGAGGAGTTTCTGAACCACGGCTACGAGGTGACGATCTTCAACCGCGGCAACCACGAAAATCCCTTCTCCGACGTCGAGGACGTCGAGCACGTCGAGGGCGACCGCGACGACCGAACCGCCCTGGAGGCCGCAGCACTCTCGGTCGATCCGGACGTCGTGATCGACTGTGTGGCCTACCATCCCGAACGGGTTCGGGTCGCCACCGAGGCGTTCTCGGACGCCCGCTACGTCTACGTCTCGAGCGGCAGCGCCTACGGCCGCGAGGAGGTGCCCAAACGCGAGGGCGGGACGCCGCTGCACGACTGTTCGCCCGAGCAGGCGACCGACGAGTCGCCGGCGACCTACGGCCCGCGAAAGGCGGAGGGCGACCGCGCCGTGCACGAGGCCGCCTCCCGAGGCATCGAGGCGATGAGCGTCCGGCCCTGCGTCGTCTACGGCCCGTACGACTACACCGAACGGCTCGACTACTGGATCGCCAGGGTGCTCGAGTACGATCGCGTCGTCGTCCCGGGCGACGGCCAGCACCTCTGGCACCGCGCGTACGTCGAGGACGTCGCGAGCGCGCTTCGGATCGTCGCCGAACGCGGCGACCCCGGGGAGGCGTACAACGTCGGCGATCGACGGCTGACCACGATCGAGGAGGGCCTCGACCTGATCGCCGACGTGGCCGGAACCGACGTGGAGATCGTCCATGTGGGCGAGCGTGAACTCGACGCCGTCGGGCTCTCGGCCGAGGAGTTCACCCTGTATCGCGACTACCCGCACGTCATGACGACGGCGAAGCTCGCCGCGTTGGGCTGGGAGTCGACGCCGATCGAGGAGGCGATGGCCCGCACCGTCGCCGAGCACGAGGAGAGCGATCGCGACGGGAGCGAACACGACCCCGGCCGCGCGATCGAGGAGCGGCTGCTGGGCGTGCTGGAGACGCTCTGA
- a CDS encoding DHH family phosphoesterase, whose amino-acid sequence MPLAAGLLDYLADTESLAIVCHGNPDPDCIASALALETIASEAGVADAQIFYSGGLGHQQNRAFVNLLDIDMETVSATTLEEYERVALVDHSTPRIASFEVGPKDVDVVIDRHSSTETVDAAIVDRREEYHATTTILIEYLLELGIEIDSRLASALLFALHRTCLDFVRRPSIHEYRAALAVYPLADLELIDHLYGAAFTHTTMDAIGEAIRNRVVRGSTLITSVSRASEDGALAQAADYLLALEGIDTVLVFGNADGGVQLSARSIDSRVDIVDVLERGFGELGDVEGDKNNATGSIEIGLLSLVEDHDAVFDLVTSQVHRRFFDALQAG is encoded by the coding sequence ATGCCTCTGGCGGCCGGATTACTCGACTATCTCGCGGATACCGAATCGCTCGCCATCGTCTGTCACGGAAACCCCGACCCGGACTGCATCGCGAGCGCGCTGGCCCTGGAGACCATCGCGAGCGAGGCCGGAGTCGCGGACGCCCAGATCTTCTACAGCGGCGGGCTCGGCCACCAGCAGAACAGGGCGTTCGTCAACCTGCTCGACATCGACATGGAGACGGTGAGCGCCACCACGCTCGAGGAGTACGAACGCGTCGCGCTGGTCGATCACTCGACGCCTCGGATAGCGTCGTTCGAGGTGGGTCCCAAGGACGTAGACGTCGTCATCGATCGCCATTCGTCGACGGAGACCGTCGACGCCGCGATCGTCGACCGCCGCGAGGAGTACCACGCGACGACGACGATCCTGATCGAGTACCTCCTCGAACTGGGGATCGAGATCGACTCCCGGCTGGCCTCCGCGCTGCTGTTCGCCCTCCATCGGACCTGTCTCGACTTCGTCCGACGCCCCTCGATCCACGAGTATCGGGCCGCGCTCGCCGTCTATCCGCTGGCGGATCTCGAACTGATCGATCACCTCTACGGCGCGGCGTTCACCCATACGACGATGGACGCGATCGGCGAGGCGATCCGGAATCGGGTCGTCCGGGGCTCGACCCTCATCACGAGCGTGAGTCGTGCCTCGGAGGACGGCGCGCTGGCCCAGGCCGCCGATTACCTGCTCGCGCTCGAGGGGATCGACACCGTGCTCGTCTTCGGCAACGCCGACGGCGGCGTCCAGCTCAGCGCGCGATCGATCGATTCTCGCGTGGACATCGTTGACGTCCTCGAACGGGGGTTCGGCGAGTTGGGGGACGTCGAAGGGGACAAGAACAACGCCACCGGGTCGATCGAGATCGGCCTCCTCTCGCTGGTGGAGGATCACGACGCCGTCTTCGACCTCGTCACCAGCCAGGTCCACCGTCGGTTCTTCGATGCACTCCAGGCCGGCTGA
- a CDS encoding peroxiredoxin family protein produces the protein MSLEGEQAPDFTLESTAGEPITLSDRLEEGPAVVVVNRGHWCSFCAEQLQTFSEVSYDLWFNDKVDVLPVVVDPLDRVTEMRDRYDLDLQLLADPDGEVADQYSGTEETSHGLTGISGVYVIDTDGVVQYEQVADDVTDRTYGNWVRYFIRNDFEDPF, from the coding sequence ATGTCACTCGAAGGCGAGCAGGCGCCAGACTTCACGCTCGAGAGCACTGCCGGCGAACCGATCACGCTCTCCGACAGACTGGAGGAGGGCCCGGCGGTCGTGGTCGTCAACCGCGGCCACTGGTGTAGCTTCTGTGCCGAACAGCTCCAGACGTTCAGCGAGGTCTCCTACGACCTCTGGTTCAACGACAAGGTCGACGTCCTCCCGGTCGTCGTCGACCCGCTCGACCGGGTCACCGAGATGCGCGACCGCTACGACCTCGACCTCCAGCTGCTCGCGGATCCCGACGGCGAGGTCGCGGACCAGTACAGCGGCACCGAGGAGACCAGCCACGGCCTCACCGGGATCTCCGGCGTCTACGTCATCGATACCGACGGCGTCGTTCAGTACGAACAGGTCGCCGACGACGTCACCGACCGCACGTACGGCAACTGGGTCCGCTACTTCATCCGCAACGACTTCGAGGACCCGTTCTGA
- a CDS encoding NAD(P)-dependent glycerol-1-phosphate dehydrogenase, whose amino-acid sequence MFEKSSWIRLPRNVLIGHGVLDRAVEAIDDLHLSGRPLIVTSPTPKEIAAGRVIKDFGERGIEPATVIVEEASFDAVQRVIEAARAEEVEYLVGIGGGKAIDIAKMASDDLEMGFVSVPTAASHDGIVSGRGSVPEKDTRHSVAADPPVAVVADTAVLANAPWELTTAGCADIISNYTAVKDWRLANRLQNVEYSEYSAALSEMTAEMLVGNAGSIKRGLEESAWIVTKALVSSGVAMSIAGSSRPASGAEHLFSHQLDRIAPGRALHGHQVGVGSIMIEYLHSGESGRWSNIRDALASIEAPTTADELGMDEEEILEALTHAHEIRDRYTILGNGMNDRAAREAATVTGVI is encoded by the coding sequence ATGTTCGAGAAATCCAGCTGGATCCGCCTTCCGCGGAACGTGCTGATCGGTCACGGCGTGCTCGATCGGGCCGTCGAGGCGATTGACGACCTCCACCTCTCGGGCCGCCCGCTGATCGTCACCAGCCCCACCCCGAAGGAGATCGCCGCCGGCCGGGTGATCAAGGACTTCGGCGAGCGGGGGATCGAGCCCGCGACCGTCATCGTCGAGGAGGCGAGCTTCGACGCCGTCCAGCGGGTGATCGAGGCCGCTCGCGCCGAGGAGGTGGAGTACCTGGTCGGCATCGGCGGCGGTAAGGCGATCGACATCGCGAAGATGGCCAGCGACGACCTCGAGATGGGGTTCGTCTCCGTGCCGACCGCCGCGAGCCACGACGGGATCGTCTCCGGCCGGGGATCGGTCCCCGAGAAGGACACCCGCCACTCGGTGGCGGCCGACCCGCCGGTCGCGGTGGTCGCGGACACGGCCGTGTTGGCGAACGCCCCCTGGGAGCTGACGACGGCGGGCTGTGCGGACATCATCTCGAACTACACCGCGGTGAAGGACTGGCGCCTCGCCAACCGCCTCCAGAACGTCGAGTACTCCGAGTACTCCGCGGCACTCTCGGAGATGACCGCCGAGATGCTCGTCGGCAACGCCGGTTCGATCAAGAGGGGTCTCGAGGAGTCGGCATGGATCGTCACGAAGGCGCTGGTCTCCTCGGGCGTGGCGATGTCGATCGCGGGCTCCTCGCGACCCGCATCGGGCGCGGAACACCTCTTCAGCCACCAGCTCGACCGGATCGCGCCGGGTCGGGCACTCCACGGCCACCAGGTCGGCGTCGGCTCGATCATGATCGAGTACCTCCACAGCGGCGAGAGCGGCCGGTGGAGCAACATCCGCGACGCGCTCGCGAGCATCGAGGCGCCGACGACGGCCGACGAACTGGGAATGGACGAGGAGGAGATCCTCGAGGCGTTGACGCACGCCCACGAGATCCGCGATCGCTACACCATCCTCGGCAACGGCATGAACGATCGGGCGGCCCGTGAAGCGGCGACGGTGACCGGCGTGATCTGA
- a CDS encoding DUF2267 domain-containing protein, with product MDESEFYDRVRDRASFENEGEALAITHATLEAFSERISEGQARDLSAELPRPIAESLTHHHGNPAKLSLAEFVERIQDHDEVDADLEERDERIAAVLGTLAEATDEEFDDLRDQLPSEFEELIESAETERELES from the coding sequence ATGGACGAGTCCGAGTTCTACGATCGAGTGCGGGATCGAGCGTCGTTCGAGAACGAAGGCGAGGCGCTCGCGATCACCCACGCCACGCTCGAGGCGTTCAGCGAGCGGATCAGCGAGGGCCAGGCCCGTGACCTCTCGGCGGAGCTCCCCCGGCCGATCGCAGAGAGCCTGACACATCACCACGGCAACCCCGCGAAGCTCTCGCTCGCGGAGTTCGTAGAGCGGATCCAGGACCACGACGAGGTCGACGCCGACCTCGAGGAGCGAGACGAGCGGATCGCCGCGGTGCTCGGCACGCTGGCCGAGGCGACCGACGAGGAGTTCGATGACCTCCGAGACCAGCTCCCGAGCGAGTTCGAGGAGCTGATCGAGTCCGCGGAAACCGAGCGCGAACTCGAGAGCTAG
- the gltB gene encoding glutamate synthase large subunit → MTDHVSGTTTPRGLADPAEERSNCGVGVVMDLDGGTDHGTVADGLELLRNLEHRGTTGAEENTGDGAGILLQRPDELFEEVLDAELPETYAVGSIYFPRDEEVRTTLRELIEETLAEHDLDVFAWRDVPTDNSEIGQTALDSEPDVYQCFVRPDGLSTEEFDRALYVGRRAVENRVQERSTADTDEERDDWERFYVCSLDRKTLVYKGLLKGSQLPNYYPDLVDERVRSTFVMVHERFSTNTLGAWHLAHPFRGIIHNGEINTIKGNINWMRARETDISHSKLDTETIKPIIDDPDQSDTASVDNALELLMQGGRDLPHALRMLIPEAWRDEANDLDPDRQAWYDFHANLTEPWDGPALVAATDGDRVGAVLDRNGFRPCRYDVTTDNTLIMASEAGALDPDPEEIEERGRLQPGQLFLADPEEGRVIPDAEVFDSLTDETYAEWVESEQVDIDDLADDLADQGSTDEQPRPDDLSLSALDGDLRSLQAAYGYTHDELDNLLEPMAKKGKDPVGSMGDDTPLSVLSDFNRPLFSYFKQLFAQVTNPPLDYIREELVTSMESRLGHQPNLLDESPEHARQLVLDSPILSDQQTAAIKDLDRAGLTSETIDVTYDPEGDLESAVEEVREHAVEAIEGGAAIIVLSDRATGPDRVAIPSLLATGAVHHHLVRNGLRNHAGLVVESADPRTVHQLSTLVGYGAGAVNPYLAYQTIADLVSGSDGANEEAAIAGYIGALEDGLLKVMAKMGISTVESYQGAQIFEAVGLDSDFVAEYFEGTDAKTEGIGIDEIEEDLLARHAVGFGDDPQIERQGEFEHRSGGIKHQWNPKTVGKLQQAVRNGDYEMYEEFASMINDQHEELQTLRGLLEFESDREPIPKEQVEPAEEIVKRFSTAAMSLGSLSPEAHENNSIAMNRIGGKSNSGEGGEPPERFGTEKECNVKQVASGRFGVTSEYLSSADELQIKMAQGSKPGEGGHLPGSKVNEMIAHVRYATPGVGLISPPPLHDIYSIEDLKQLIHDLKSANEEADINVKLVSEAGIGTIAAGVAKANADVVHISGHSGGTGASPRTSIKHAGLPWELGLAEANQMLRATDLRSRIRVSADGGMKTGRDVAVAALLGAEEYIFGTASLVTSGCVMARQCHNNTCPVGVATQAMNLRERFPGEPDHVINYMSFIAEELREIMAELGYETVEKMVGRPEHLVQRDDVSQPKARKLDLSTVLAEPAGDDDRTKTREQTHEIDEQLDRELIEAAAPALEDAEPVAVEHEIRNVDRTVGAMLSNRVSRNYGGEGLEDDTIRVGLRGTAGQSFGAFLAPGVSMHLTGTANDYVGKGLSGGKLVIDTPENAGYVPEENIAIGNVALYGATDGELYVNGQAGERFGVRNSGVKAVVEGIGDHGCEYMTGGVVAVLGETGKNFAAGMSGGVAYVLDEPGDFEERTNTGMVTLSHELEERDERMLRRLVENHAAYTDSERARELLENWEEYVGQFVKVMPDAYHEVITEQDAEDVRDFPPAPADAADAVTTHGASAD, encoded by the coding sequence ATGACCGACCACGTGAGCGGAACGACTACCCCCCGAGGGCTTGCGGATCCCGCCGAGGAACGATCGAACTGCGGTGTCGGCGTCGTGATGGATCTCGACGGCGGCACGGACCACGGGACCGTCGCGGACGGGCTCGAACTGCTTCGGAACCTCGAGCACCGCGGCACCACCGGCGCGGAGGAGAACACCGGCGACGGCGCCGGCATCCTGCTCCAGCGACCCGACGAGCTGTTCGAGGAGGTCCTCGACGCGGAGCTTCCCGAGACGTACGCGGTCGGTTCGATCTACTTTCCCCGGGACGAGGAGGTACGCACGACGCTTCGGGAGCTGATCGAGGAGACGCTCGCGGAGCACGACCTCGACGTCTTCGCGTGGCGCGACGTCCCCACCGACAACTCCGAGATCGGCCAGACGGCACTCGACTCCGAACCCGACGTCTACCAGTGTTTCGTCCGCCCCGACGGCCTCTCGACCGAGGAGTTCGACCGGGCGCTCTACGTCGGCCGTCGGGCGGTCGAGAACCGCGTACAGGAACGTTCGACGGCGGACACCGACGAGGAGCGCGACGACTGGGAGCGGTTCTACGTCTGCTCGCTCGACCGCAAGACGCTCGTCTACAAGGGGCTGCTGAAGGGGAGCCAGCTGCCGAACTACTACCCCGACCTGGTCGACGAGCGCGTCCGCTCGACGTTCGTGATGGTCCACGAGCGCTTCTCGACGAACACACTGGGCGCGTGGCACCTCGCCCACCCGTTCAGAGGGATCATCCACAACGGCGAGATCAACACGATCAAGGGCAACATCAACTGGATGCGCGCCCGCGAGACCGACATCTCCCACTCGAAGCTCGACACCGAGACGATCAAGCCGATCATCGACGACCCCGACCAGAGCGACACCGCGAGCGTCGACAACGCGCTCGAGCTGCTGATGCAGGGCGGACGCGACCTGCCCCACGCGCTTCGCATGCTGATCCCCGAGGCCTGGCGCGACGAGGCCAACGACCTCGACCCCGACAGGCAGGCGTGGTACGACTTCCACGCCAACCTCACCGAGCCGTGGGACGGCCCGGCGCTCGTGGCCGCGACCGACGGCGACCGCGTCGGCGCGGTGCTCGACCGGAACGGCTTTCGACCCTGCCGGTACGACGTCACGACCGACAACACGCTGATCATGGCGAGCGAGGCCGGCGCGCTCGATCCCGACCCCGAGGAGATCGAGGAGCGCGGCCGCCTCCAGCCCGGCCAGCTGTTCCTCGCCGACCCCGAGGAGGGACGAGTGATCCCTGACGCCGAGGTGTTCGACTCGCTCACGGACGAGACGTACGCCGAGTGGGTCGAGAGCGAGCAGGTGGACATCGACGATCTCGCCGACGACCTCGCCGATCAGGGCTCGACCGACGAGCAGCCCCGGCCCGACGACCTCTCGCTCTCGGCGCTCGACGGCGACCTGCGGAGCCTGCAGGCCGCCTACGGCTACACCCACGACGAGCTCGACAACCTGCTCGAGCCGATGGCGAAGAAGGGCAAGGACCCCGTGGGGTCGATGGGCGACGACACCCCGCTCTCCGTCCTCTCGGACTTCAACCGCCCGCTGTTCTCTTACTTCAAGCAGCTGTTCGCACAGGTTACCAACCCGCCGCTCGACTACATCCGCGAGGAGCTGGTGACCTCGATGGAGAGCCGGCTCGGCCACCAGCCCAACCTGCTCGACGAGTCGCCCGAACACGCCCGCCAGCTCGTGCTCGACTCGCCGATCCTCTCCGACCAGCAGACGGCGGCGATCAAGGATCTCGACCGCGCCGGTCTCACGAGCGAGACGATCGACGTCACCTACGACCCGGAGGGCGACCTCGAGAGCGCGGTCGAGGAGGTGCGCGAGCACGCGGTCGAGGCGATCGAGGGCGGCGCCGCGATCATCGTGCTCTCCGATCGAGCGACCGGACCCGATCGGGTCGCGATTCCGAGCCTGCTCGCGACCGGCGCGGTTCACCACCACCTCGTCCGCAACGGGCTTCGCAACCACGCCGGGCTCGTCGTCGAGTCGGCCGACCCCCGAACCGTCCACCAGCTCTCGACGCTGGTGGGCTACGGCGCGGGCGCGGTCAACCCCTATCTGGCCTATCAGACGATCGCGGACCTCGTGTCGGGGTCCGACGGGGCGAACGAGGAGGCCGCGATCGCGGGCTACATCGGCGCGCTCGAGGACGGCCTGCTGAAGGTGATGGCGAAGATGGGCATCTCCACCGTCGAGAGCTACCAGGGCGCCCAGATCTTCGAGGCCGTCGGCCTCGACTCCGACTTCGTCGCCGAGTACTTCGAGGGCACCGACGCCAAGACGGAGGGAATCGGCATCGACGAGATCGAGGAGGACCTGCTCGCACGCCACGCGGTCGGCTTCGGCGACGACCCGCAGATCGAGCGCCAGGGCGAGTTCGAACACCGCTCGGGCGGAATCAAACACCAGTGGAACCCCAAGACCGTCGGCAAGCTCCAGCAGGCCGTCCGTAACGGCGACTACGAGATGTACGAGGAGTTCGCCTCGATGATCAACGACCAGCACGAGGAGCTCCAGACGCTGCGTGGCCTGCTCGAGTTCGAGAGTGACCGCGAGCCGATCCCGAAGGAGCAGGTCGAGCCCGCCGAGGAGATCGTAAAGCGGTTCTCGACGGCGGCGATGTCCCTGGGGAGTCTCTCCCCCGAAGCGCACGAGAACAACTCGATCGCGATGAACCGCATCGGCGGGAAGTCCAACTCGGGCGAGGGCGGCGAGCCTCCGGAACGCTTCGGCACCGAGAAGGAGTGTAACGTAAAGCAGGTCGCGAGCGGGCGCTTCGGCGTCACCAGCGAGTACCTCTCCTCGGCCGACGAGCTCCAGATCAAGATGGCTCAAGGGAGTAAACCCGGCGAGGGCGGTCACCTCCCCGGCTCGAAGGTGAACGAGATGATCGCCCACGTCCGCTACGCCACCCCCGGCGTCGGGCTCATCTCGCCGCCGCCGCTGCACGACATCTACAGCATCGAGGACCTCAAACAGCTGATCCACGACCTGAAGTCCGCGAACGAGGAGGCCGACATCAACGTCAAGCTCGTCTCGGAGGCGGGCATCGGCACCATCGCCGCCGGCGTCGCGAAGGCCAACGCCGACGTCGTCCACATCTCGGGCCACTCGGGCGGTACCGGCGCCTCGCCGCGGACGTCGATCAAACACGCGGGCCTGCCCTGGGAGCTCGGGCTCGCGGAGGCCAACCAGATGCTCCGCGCGACCGACCTCCGATCGCGCATCCGCGTCTCGGCCGACGGCGGCATGAAGACGGGCCGGGACGTCGCGGTCGCCGCGCTGTTGGGCGCAGAGGAGTACATCTTCGGCACCGCCTCGCTGGTGACCTCGGGCTGCGTGATGGCCCGGCAGTGTCACAACAACACCTGCCCCGTCGGCGTCGCCACCCAGGCCATGAACCTTCGCGAGCGCTTCCCCGGCGAGCCCGATCACGTGATCAACTACATGTCCTTCATCGCCGAGGAGCTCCGCGAGATCATGGCCGAACTCGGCTACGAGACCGTCGAGAAGATGGTCGGACGGCCGGAGCACCTCGTACAGCGCGACGACGTCAGCCAGCCCAAGGCACGGAAGCTCGACCTCTCGACGGTGCTCGCCGAACCCGCGGGTGACGACGACCGAACGAAGACGCGCGAGCAGACCCACGAGATCGACGAACAGCTGGATCGCGAGCTGATCGAGGCGGCCGCACCCGCCCTCGAGGACGCCGAGCCGGTCGCTGTCGAGCACGAGATCCGGAACGTGGATCGCACCGTGGGCGCGATGCTCTCGAACCGCGTTTCCAGGAACTACGGCGGCGAGGGACTCGAGGACGACACCATCAGGGTGGGCCTGCGGGGGACCGCGGGTCAGAGCTTCGGGGCCTTCCTGGCGCCCGGCGTCTCGATGCACCTCACCGGCACCGCGAACGACTACGTCGGCAAGGGGCTCTCGGGCGGGAAGCTCGTGATCGACACGCCCGAGAACGCGGGCTACGTCCCCGAGGAGAACATCGCGATCGGCAACGTCGCGCTCTACGGCGCGACCGACGGCGAGCTCTACGTCAACGGCCAGGCAGGCGAGCGCTTCGGCGTCCGGAACTCGGGCGTCAAGGCGGTCGTCGAGGGGATCGGCGACCACGGCTGTGAGTACATGACCGGCGGCGTCGTCGCCGTGCTCGGCGAGACGGGCAAGAACTTCGCCGCCGGCATGAGCGGCGGCGTGGCCTACGTGCTCGACGAGCCGGGCGACTTCGAGGAGCGCACGAACACGGGAATGGTGACGCTCTCGCACGAACTCGAGGAGCGCGACGAGCGCATGCTCCGGCGGCTGGTCGAGAACCACGCCGCCTACACCGACAGCGAGCGCGCCCGCGAACTCCTCGAGAACTGGGAGGAGTACGTCGGGCAGTTCGTGAAGGTGATGCCCGACGCCTACCACGAAGTCATCACCGAGCAGGACGCGGAGGACGTCCGGGACTTCCCGCCCGCCCCCGCGGACGCGGCCGACGCGGTCACGACCCACGGCGCGAGCGCGGACTGA
- a CDS encoding DMT family transporter: protein MVVALVWGTSFPAINVGLESLPPLLFAALRYDIAAVLLFGYVVVAGYRWRPTTYQDWLLILIGGVLLIGGHFALLFTGQQYVTGGVAAIVLSLTPVVTPVFAIALLPDERLGPLGVLGVGLGLLGVAIVAQPGGDLSGGDQLYGIALLMGSAMSFAFGAVFAVRVRTTLPMVPLQAWMMIVGALFLHTTSALHPAESIGAARWTPEAIGAIVFLAVCASAIGYLAYFDLQERVGPIETSLVSYAVPVVAAASGWALLGEPITEATVMGFAVIALGFCLCKWWTFRWKVSDLVDRIRYPRAFQSPDTVVVGGKVYYRNH, encoded by the coding sequence ATGGTGGTCGCGTTGGTGTGGGGAACGTCGTTTCCCGCGATCAACGTCGGTCTGGAATCGCTTCCGCCGCTGCTGTTCGCGGCGCTGCGCTACGACATCGCAGCCGTCCTGTTGTTCGGCTACGTCGTCGTCGCCGGCTACCGCTGGCGGCCGACGACGTACCAGGACTGGCTGTTGATTCTGATAGGAGGCGTGCTCCTGATCGGTGGACACTTCGCGCTGCTCTTTACCGGCCAGCAGTACGTCACGGGCGGCGTCGCCGCGATCGTGTTGAGCCTCACGCCGGTGGTGACGCCGGTGTTCGCGATCGCGCTGCTGCCCGACGAGCGCCTCGGGCCGCTCGGCGTCCTCGGCGTCGGTCTCGGCCTGCTCGGCGTGGCGATCGTCGCCCAGCCGGGTGGCGACCTGAGCGGGGGAGACCAGCTCTACGGGATCGCCCTGCTCATGGGATCGGCGATGAGCTTCGCGTTCGGTGCCGTGTTCGCGGTCCGAGTCCGGACGACCCTCCCGATGGTGCCGCTACAGGCGTGGATGATGATCGTCGGCGCGCTCTTCCTCCACACCACGAGCGCGCTACACCCTGCAGAGTCGATCGGCGCCGCGCGGTGGACCCCGGAGGCGATCGGCGCGATCGTCTTCCTGGCGGTCTGTGCGAGCGCGATCGGCTATCTCGCCTACTTCGACCTCCAGGAGCGGGTCGGCCCGATCGAGACCAGCCTCGTCAGCTACGCCGTGCCGGTCGTCGCGGCGGCGAGCGGGTGGGCGCTGCTCGGCGAACCGATCACCGAGGCCACCGTGATGGGGTTCGCCGTGATCGCGCTGGGGTTCTGCCTCTGCAAATGGTGGACCTTCCGCTGGAAGGTCTCGGATCTCGTCGACCGGATCCGCTACCCCCGCGCGTTCCAGTCGCCCGACACCGTGGTCGTCGGCGGCAAGGTCTACTACCGGAATCACTGA